The Bacteroidales bacterium genome includes the window TTCGTAAACACCCCCGATTTCGTAAGGATATACGAATGTTATAAATCGGGTATATACGAATGTTGTATATTCATTGCGTAAATAACACGTTACAGGCAATAAGTATCGACACCCAAAAATCGACAATCGGCAAACAGAATGAGTAGAACTTATAATACAATTGGGTCACTGAAGACTTTAAAAGCACATTTAGAAGAAAGCAATATTTATGACTTTAAATCTTTAAAAGAAGTTATTGACTTTCAAAGCACATTTGCAATATCCCGACAGCAATTAATTTCTCATCATAAAAACCTAATTGAAGAAGAAAAGAACATACTCAATGTAGAGTTGAAAGACTTAGATACAGCAATAGAAACACAGAAAAGGCAGACAGAACAACTATTAACAGACGAAATTGATAAACTGAAACAACTTTATAATGTTTATACGAACCAAAATCCGACAAACTTATTTCAGAAAATAACCCATAATTTAAAACTTTGGAGCTATAATAGGAAAATCAAAAACAAAGAAAATAAATTTGATAGTGAAGTAAAAAATACAATTAGCCACCTTGTTGACAATTATCAAAAAAAAAGCAATCGTTATCAGTATATAATTTCAAATGAAGATGAAGCTGTAAGACAGAGTGTTCATCATTCTTTATCAGAACTTGAAAGAAAGAAGGCTGTAATTGACAATCTAAACAGTTTTATTTATGGTGCTTTAGGTGAACAAAAGGTTGTTAAGACCTTAGAAAATCTATCAGACGACTATTTTTTGATTAATGATTTTTCAGTTTCCTTTTCACCAGCAATTTATAACAGACAGGAAAATGATTACATAAAATCTGTTCAGATTGACCATATTCTTGTTTCACCTTCAGGAATATTTCTTATAGAGACTAAGAATTGGAGTGAAAAATCTTTGAAAAGTTTGAGTTTACGTTCACCTGTTCAACAAATAAGAAGAGCAAGTTTTGTTTTATTTAAATTGCTGAACAATGGAATAAGCAATTATCATCTCCGTTTAGACAGACATCATTGGGGTGACAAAAAAATATCAATCAAAAACCTTATTGTAATGACAAATACAAAGCCCCAGGAGGAATTTCAGTTCGTCAAAGTTTTAACATTAAACGAGCTGCTTGGGTATATAAACTATTTTAAACCGACATTTTCACTTAACGAGACACAGAGAATTACTGACTTCATATTGCGAATAAATGAACAAAAAATTATTGCAACGAAATGACAAACAGAAATCTT containing:
- a CDS encoding NERD domain-containing protein — its product is MSRTYNTIGSLKTLKAHLEESNIYDFKSLKEVIDFQSTFAISRQQLISHHKNLIEEEKNILNVELKDLDTAIETQKRQTEQLLTDEIDKLKQLYNVYTNQNPTNLFQKITHNLKLWSYNRKIKNKENKFDSEVKNTISHLVDNYQKKSNRYQYIISNEDEAVRQSVHHSLSELERKKAVIDNLNSFIYGALGEQKVVKTLENLSDDYFLINDFSVSFSPAIYNRQENDYIKSVQIDHILVSPSGIFLIETKNWSEKSLKSLSLRSPVQQIRRASFVLFKLLNNGISNYHLRLDRHHWGDKKISIKNLIVMTNTKPQEEFQFVKVLTLNELLGYINYFKPTFSLNETQRITDFILRINEQKIIATK